GGACGCAAACTCGTTCCGGCCAGAACGATGGTTAGAAGCATCTcccgaggaagaaagacgatgGGACcacttttcctttcattTTGGATATGGAGCTCGGAAATGTCTTGCGAATAATTTCGGCCTGATGCAGTTGTACAAAGTTGCTGCTGAGGTGTGTGCATATCCTATTCGTTGCTTGTTGCGTTATCGGGCTCATCATGAGTGCAGGTATTTCGTCGTTTTGAAGTTAAAGTTGAAGGGTCGAACGAGGATACAGTCAGTGGAGGGCCGCCTGCGAGTGCCAGGTTTCGCTTTGATCGCAGAGCAAGATCCTGGTCATAAGCATAATGGGTATATAAATATGGATCTTTTCAGGGCATGATGGATTCCAAGGGCTGATGTATTAACTCAGCCGATTGATATTCATGATGTGTAAGAAGCTAGCCATCTATCAAGTAAAGGCTATAGAGTATCATTATATATCAAAACCCGAATGCTAGGTTCTAGATCGCCTCAAGTAAATATAATTGGAATGTAATCTTTTCTCTCATGCGACGACGGACCGGCCCTAACCACCCAGCCAGATACGATCTAGCTCCAACCAAACAGATGAACAACGAACTTTTGCTCCATGCATGATTCTCTCTCACCAtgattctttttatttcctcACAGGACGGACCGTATCATAGCCTCGCACCAAGTctgagaagatgcagagtTGAATTGAGCGCCCAAAAGCCGACCCTCCATTAACAACTCGGCGCAAAGCAGGAGGCAGCAGCTATCTTCCCACACCGGCGCCAAATTGATCTTCAGCTCGCATGTCACCCTAGGCCAATGAGAACAGATAACGACACTGCTTGTCATCGCCAACCTCCGCAGCGCCAGCGTCAAAGGTCC
This DNA window, taken from Aspergillus flavus chromosome 5, complete sequence, encodes the following:
- the ustU gene encoding ustU gives rise to the protein MRWRGRMEFKTRGATVWRDGPLTLALRRLAMTSSVVICSHWPRVTCELKINLAPVWEDSCCLLLCAELLMEGRLLGAQFNSASSQTCLYLIDG